TGTTGTCACTAAAAGTAATAAAAGCAACGCTGTATTTTTTCTCATCATTCTGAATTTGATTTTGGCAAATATAAAAAAATCATCCACTTAAGATGAATGATTTCTTTTATATTTAACAGTTCCGTAAATATTAGCTTTGGCTGACACTTCCTCCTGAACTTGTTGATTTTTCGATCGCCTTAGGAACATTGTTGTAGTTAATATTGCCTCCGCTGCTAGCCTGAGCTTTAAGACGTAAAATAGGATGAACATGTATTACAGCACCGCTTGAAACTTCTGCATCAATATCATTTGCCAATAACTCGCCGGCCTGGATTGAAGAACCGCTCGAAGCCGAAGTTTTAACTTTTAAAGCCTTTCCTTTAATATCTATCGAACTGCCGCTGCTTGAATTACAGGAAACATCGTCTGATTCAACATCTACATTCATCGATGCCGCACTTGAGGCTTCCAGTTTAATATCCTCTCCGTGAAGAACATTTATACTTCGAACCGTCGAGGCACTTGATGCTTCTATTTTTTCAATCGAAGGTATTCTTACCGTTACTTTTTTCTGAGTTACATTGCGGAATGAAGAAAACTTGCATTTAATTACCAGAGTCCCGTTTTCTACTTTAGTAATAATTTCTTTTTGAAGGTTATCATCGGCCTCCACTTTAATTGAAACCGAATCAGATTGTTCAACAACCAAATCTATGGCATTGCTTACTTCAATATTTTTAAAATCTCCCTGAACGAATCTTTTTTCAGTAGTCACATTGCCGCTTCCTTCAATGCTGTTCATGTTTAAATTGCAGGATGCAAATAATAATGCCGTAATTGCTGCAATAAAAAATTTTGTAATATGAATGATTATTTTGATCATGGTTTAGTTAATTTTAATTATAACTCCGTTTTTATCAGTGGTTAGTCTGCTTTTGGTTGTTTTACCGTTTATAACTTCTTTTCCATTTATTTTAATCGAAACTTCTTTTACGGTATCGTTTGTGATTTCATTGTCATAATCGTCATCGTTTGCATCATAACTGTCCTTATGATCATTTTCATTTTCAGGACAGTTTAAACATTTAATTTTAGAACCTTCAACTTTGTAGTTGTAATTACCGCTGAAATGAAGATTGAAAAAATCATTATCAGAATCATCATAATCCTGTAGAGAAGCGTCTGGTTTGAACAATTGTCCTTGAGGTAAATATAAGTATATGTTAATTTCCTGACCTCTGAATTTGTTTTTCACTTCTGTGAGAAAATGATTATCCAAAATTAACTGATTTCCGTTAATCTGAAATTTAAAATTGATTTTTTCTGCTCTTTTTTTCGCATTGGTAAATGAATTTCCTCTTGCGCTTTTTTCAATCTGAACATACGGCGAAGCTTCATCTGTACGTAAAACGTGTAAACGTACATTTGTAGAGTAGATTAAATCGTTTCCTGCTGAATCCTGAACAAATTCAAACTCACCGTACTGCTCCAAATCTTTTGCGTAATAATCATTGTATCTGAATTTTACATACAAAGTATCCTTTGGCGTAATGGGTATAGCTCTTTTTTCGACTACTTTATTATTATACGATACCTCCGTTGCTTGTTTAATAAGAATACTGATTGTGATAGTAATCGCAACAATCCATACCGCTAACAAAGTGTATTTAGCAAAATTACCAATTGATCTTAAATTTGGAGATAATAGTTTAAAACCTAATAATGTTAAGAAGAAAAACGGAATTCCAACAGCAAAAAGCATCAATAAACCAAATGACCAGATAGGATAATCTGTAAAGTTTTCAGCTTCTATAAAATTCTGCCATGGGAAATCAATAAAAACGTTCGTTCCTAAAGTAAACACTCCAATTAGCAGCAAAACCAAAGTTGCAAGTCCTGCCATAATCAAAACTACGCCTAAAACCTTTGCAAAGATTTTAAAAACCGTCATGATAAAGTCTCCAAATGAACTACTTATTCTCTCAGCTCCCGACTTTACCTGGTTTCCCATTTTGTCATAATCTGCATTTTTGAATTTTTCAGATAATGAGTCAATTTCCTCGCGTACTTTTTTTTCGATGTTCGAAATGGTAACCGGCTCTCCTGTCATTTCCAGTTTTTCAGAAGTTGTAACTGCCTCAGGAGTTACAATCCAAAGTACAAAATAAGCTAAGATTCCTGTTCCAAAACCGGCAAAAACAAAGATTAAGAATACAATTTTAATCCATACGGCATCAATTCCAAAATAGTGTCCCAAACCTGTTGCCACACCTCCAACCATACCGTTTTCTTTGTCACGGTATAATTTTTTATGACTTCTTTTATTGTAATTATTATACGGTGCTCCGGTATTTTCTTCATCTTCGATTCTGTAATCTTCCGGCTGCCCCATAACCGCAATCACTTCGTCAACATCTTTCAGTGCAACAACATGCTTTTCGCTTTTTTGTTTTTCTGTTAAAAGTTCAGAAACACGCATTTCGATGTCTTTTATAATTTCATCTTGTCCTGATGAGTTGTTAAGAGATCTTTTTATAGCGTCAAAATAGCGTGTCAATTTTAAATATGCATCTTCATCGATGTGAAAAAACATACCGCCTAAGTTAATATTTACTGTTTTGTTCATGACTTATTGATTTTGATTGGTGATTAGATTTACGGCATCCGACAATTCTGTCCAGGTACCGCTGAGTTCGTTTAAAAATGTTTGTCCTATTTCGGTTAATCCGTAATATTTTCTTGGCGGTCCTGATGTTGATTCTTCCCATCGATAATTAAGCAAACCGTCGTTTTTCAGTCTAGTTAAAAGCGGGTAAACTGTTCCCTCAACAACTAATAATTTCGCGTTTTTTAAAGTGTCTAATATTTCAGATGTGTATGCGTCTTTTTCTTTTAATACTGATAAGATGCAAAACTCAAGAACACCTTTGCGCATCTGTGCTTTTGTGTTTTCAATGTTCATAATTTCATTTCATTTTTTTTAGATTGAACAATTCGTTTTTTGATTGATGATGATTGATTGATGATTGATTTTTTTTTGGAGCTGTTTCCTGCTATCCGTTCCAATCTTTTGTGCCTCCCGAAGCCTCGGGATCCGCACAAAAGGATTTCCACTTCTATCAGGGCTGGTTCCTATATTGTCTATAACCTTTAACCTCTGTTACACTGAGCAGATCCCCAATTACTTAATAAAAGGAATTGTTAGCGGATATTTGTATAATTCTCCGTTTGAAGCTTTTATAGAAGCATAGATTACCAAAAAGAATTCAACAAATTTTAAAAACCCAAAAAGTAAAACTGCTGTTGCACCTACACTTAAAAGTCCGATGCTGTCTTCGAGATTAAAATTTCTGATAAAGAAATCCTCGTCATTAAAAACTGCTTCGATTGGCAGATTTTGTAAAAAGACAGTCAGGAAAATTGGAACCGCGATTAATGCTAAAACCAATGTGTAAAGCAATAAACTAAGTTGAAAATTCAAAGCTTGTTTTCCGTGGTGGTTTACAAATTCTGATTTGTCTTTGTAGCTCGACCAGATAATAATTGGGAAAATGTAATTTCCAAATGGAATAACGTATTGACTTAAGATGCTTAAATGTGTGAATGCCGAAGTATTCTTTTCTGATGATTTTTCCATGATGAGTGGTGTTGATGATTGTATGATTAAAAGTATATAGTATTTTCTTATGCAAATATATGTTCAAAAAACAGTATCTTGTTTTGCATAGTACCTAATATTAACAAAAAATTAACATTTTAAAAATTTGAATTCTATAGATAATTACTTGAAAACCATTGTTAAGTATTGATTTTACTGACAAGTTTATAAAGTAATATCGATTTATTGTGCGTGCATAGTTTTTTTGTATTTTTACATAAAAAAACAATCACATGGCAATTTCTGTATCAAAACTCAACAAATTTGTATTATTCAAATTACCATCGGCATACTTTTGCGGGGTGCGTGTAAAAGCAATTGATAAGGACAGATGCATCGTAAGTGTCAAGCATCGCTGGATAAATCAGAATCCTTTTAATTCGATGTATTTTGCAGTTCAGGCCATGGCGGCAGAATTGACCACAGGGGCATTGGTTATTTCGCAGATACAGGAAAGCGGAAAAAAGATCTCAATGCTGGTCGCTAATAACAAAGGAAACTTTACCAAAAAAGCAACGGGCCGCATTACATTTGTCTGCAACGACGGACATCTTATTGTTGATGCAATTCAAAAAACCATAGAAACAGGCGAGGGACAGACTTTCTGGATGAAATCGATAGGAACAAACGAAGAAGGCGTTCAGGTCTCTGAAATGGATTTTGAATGGAGTATTCGTGTGAAATAGGTTTTTACGGCAGATTTCAAAGATTTAGTGATTTCTAAATATTCGGTTTGCCCCGAATTACATTTACTGCAAATTTTACACAAATGCGAGACGCAGAAGTAATTTGTAATATTCGCAGCAAAAAAAGACCTCAAATCTGAGGTCTTAGAATTTCAATTATTTTTTAGTGCAGCAAGCTTTTTTATCTTTCTTGTCTGTTGTTTTTTTGCAGCAAGATTCTTTTTTTGTGCTTTCTTTTTTTGCCGGTTTTGTGTTCTGAGCACTTACGCTGATGGAGAATAAGGCAATCGTTACGATAGTAATTACTTTAGTCATTTTGTTTAAATTATTTTTTGTTAAAGATTGTAATTGGTGAATCAAATATAAAAGGAATAATGATTCGTAAGAATAATCGTGTTGTTAATGTTTTTGTAAAAATGGACAGCTGGTTTAATATTCATTAAAAATGACAATACGTATCAGCTTAATTTTTTTCTCATTCGATTTCTAATTAGAAACTGAATAAGCATGATTGTCAATAAAACGCCAAAAATTAAAAGTTCAAATACTATCATTCCAACTAAGGGCAGACCGCAGCGGATTTCTCCATTAGATCGATCTCTTAAATTGTGACTTACAATAGTAAAAGCGAGATACGAAACCAGAATCTGCAGCAGAAAATTGATTACAGAAACTTTAGTTAAATTCAGCTTTACGCTTTCGTAAATCTTTCTTATCCCAAAAATGATTTGAAATACTAATGGCAAAACAAGTAAAATCAAAGGGTTAATCTGATGCATAAAATGGTTTTTTAGTTTTGTTTCAGCTTTCAAAAGTAATGCCATTATGTTTTAAATGAACTTCTTTTATAGAATCTCATGAAATATGAATTTATATTACTTAAATGATGAAAAAAATCAGTAATTCAAATTCACTCCAAACCCAACACCCATATCACTGTCGTAATGTGTGGTAATACCAAAGTTTCGGGCAACGATATATTTTAATCCCGCCATATATTCCTTATCGGTATTCCACATCAGGTTCATTCGCAAACGTCTCGAAAGCGGAATATCTTTTCGTTCAAATTGCAAACGGACATTTCCATCGGTGTAAACCTCAACCTGCGCTTTTACTAGCATTGGAAGCGTATATTCAAGTCCGGCGCTAAAAACCGAACGACTGTCTTTGGTGTTTTTCTGTCCGAAGATATTCTGTTCCTGTTCATCCATTCCCATTTTTCGATAACGCCAGTCAAAACCAATAAACGGCATCAGCCACTGCATTTTGCCAATGTAACGACCAATATGCGTTTCGGTTTCGTAACCATGTTTGTCGTTGTATCCTAATCTCCATTCGGTTCCAATGCTCCATCTGGTATTACTGTACATCGCTTCACCGTCATTTCCGTTTGATGCAAAATCATTTTCAGCCATAAAATGAAACATACGATCGTCCATTTTCAGCATTTTATAAGCCATTTCAGGATGATGAATCAAAGGATTCGGTGCTGAATTTTCATAACTAAAAATACGTCCCATTCCGGCCATCATGTGATATAAAATATGGCAGTGAAAAAACCAGTCTCCATCGGCATTCGCTTCAAATTCGATAGTGTCGGTTTCCATCGGCATAATGTCGATTACGTTTTTCATTGGTGCATAATCACCCTGATCGTTGAGAAGCCTGAAATCATGACCGTGCAAATGCATCGGGTGGCGCATCATTGAGCCATTGTATAAAGTAATCCGAACAATTTCTCCTTTTTTAATTAAGATTTTATCAGTTTCAGAAACCACTTTATTGTCTAAACTCCAGACATAACGGTTCATGTTTCCCGATAATTCAAATCGTAATTCTTTTACGGGAGCGTCTTTTGGAAGATTGGTTTTATGTGGTGCTTTCAGCATTCCGTAATTCAATGTAACAATTTCAGCCGTTTCGGTGCTGTCATTACTCATTTTCATTTCTTCCATATTATGACCGGAATGATCCATTGGCTTTGCATTTTGATCTTCTCCCGAAATTTCAGGATACATTACGGCATTCATGTCCATTTTATTCCATGACATATTCATGCCCATATCGTTCATTTCGCCATTCATTTTCATCATATCGTTCATCATTTTCATACCTTCAAAATATTTTAATTTCGAAAGATGATGAACAGTCTGTTTTTCACCTCCGCCTAAATATAAGGAAGCAGATCCGGTTCGATCTTCGGCTGTTGCCAGAAAAGCAAAAGATTTTTTTTCTTCGGGAATAGTTACTATAACATCATAAGTTTCAGAAACCGCAATAATCAAACGATCGACTTCTACAGGTTCAACATCGTTTCCGTCGCTGGCAGCAACAGTAATTTTACCGCCGCCGTACGTAAGCCAGAAATAACTCGAAGCACCTCCGTTGGCAATTCGCAAACGGACTTTTGAGCCCGGCTTAAATTCGGATAACTGCTGTTCGGTTTTTCCGTTAATCAAAAACTTTTCATAATAAACATCGCTCACATCCATCGCATTCATTCGCTTCCACTCATTGGTCACTTTGGTCGAAAAATGTCCTTGTTTAACAGCTTCGGCATAACTTTGAGTTGTTCCTTTTTTAATGGCAAACCAGTCATTGGCGTTATGCAGCATTCGCTGAATATTCCCTGGTTTAAGATCGGACCATTCGCTCAGAATGACCGGAATAGTCGGCAGATCGTCAATGCCTTTTCGAATCGTTGGGTCGTCTTTCTTTTTGTTGATGATAAAAAGTCCGTACAAACCAATCTGCTCCTGTAAACCGGAATGACTATGGTACCAATACGTTCCGTTTTGAATAATCGGGAAACTGTATTTGTGCGTGGTTCCGGGCTTAATGGGCATTTGGGTTAAATACGGGACACCGTCTTCTTTATTAGGAAGAAACAATCCGTGCCAGTGCATGGCAGTATCTTCATTTTTTAATTCGTTGTGAACATAAATTTCGGCGATATCACCTTCTGTAAAAGTAAGTGTCGGCATTGGGATTTGTCCGTTAACCGCTATCGCTCTTTTTTCTTTTCCTGAAAAATTCACAATCGTATCGCGTACATGTAAATCGTACCGAACCACTTTTTGGGCATTCAGCGATATTACAGCAAAAAAGAGTATAGTGAGATATTTCAGTTTCATCAGATTATAATTTTAAATTTCGAAGACGAAGTGCATTTACAATTACAGATACAGAACTTAAACTCATTGCCAAAGCAGCTAACATTGGCGAAAGCAGAATCCCGAAAACCGGATATAAAATTCCTGCGGCAATAGGTACGCCTAAAGTGTTGTATATAAAGGCAAAAAACAGATTTTGTCTGATGTTTGACATTACGGCATGACTTAGTTTTTTTGCTTTTACGATTCCGTTTAAGTCTCCTTTTACAAGCGTAATTTTGGCACTTTCGATCGCAGCATCTGTTCCGGTTCCCATTGCGATTCCAATATTCGATTTTGCCAGAGCCGGCGCATCGTTGATTCCGTCGCCCGCCATTGCCACTATTTTGCCTTCGGCTTGTAAACGTTCAATTTCTTTTAATTTATCTTCCGGAAGACAATCTGCTTTAAAAGAACTCAAATGAAGCTGATTGGCTACGGCTTTTGCTGTATTTGCATTATCGCCGGTAAGCATGATAACTTCTACGCC
This portion of the Flavobacterium gelatinilyticum genome encodes:
- a CDS encoding PspC domain-containing protein — translated: MNKTVNINLGGMFFHIDEDAYLKLTRYFDAIKRSLNNSSGQDEIIKDIEMRVSELLTEKQKSEKHVVALKDVDEVIAVMGQPEDYRIEDEENTGAPYNNYNKRSHKKLYRDKENGMVGGVATGLGHYFGIDAVWIKIVFLIFVFAGFGTGILAYFVLWIVTPEAVTTSEKLEMTGEPVTISNIEKKVREEIDSLSEKFKNADYDKMGNQVKSGAERISSSFGDFIMTVFKIFAKVLGVVLIMAGLATLVLLLIGVFTLGTNVFIDFPWQNFIEAENFTDYPIWSFGLLMLFAVGIPFFFLTLLGFKLLSPNLRSIGNFAKYTLLAVWIVAITITISILIKQATEVSYNNKVVEKRAIPITPKDTLYVKFRYNDYYAKDLEQYGEFEFVQDSAGNDLIYSTNVRLHVLRTDEASPYVQIEKSARGNSFTNAKKRAEKINFKFQINGNQLILDNHFLTEVKNKFRGQEINIYLYLPQGQLFKPDASLQDYDDSDNDFFNLHFSGNYNYKVEGSKIKCLNCPENENDHKDSYDANDDDYDNEITNDTVKEVSIKINGKEVINGKTTKSRLTTDKNGVIIKIN
- a CDS encoding head GIN domain-containing protein codes for the protein MIKIIIHITKFFIAAITALLFASCNLNMNSIEGSGNVTTEKRFVQGDFKNIEVSNAIDLVVEQSDSVSIKVEADDNLQKEIITKVENGTLVIKCKFSSFRNVTQKKVTVRIPSIEKIEASSASTVRSINVLHGEDIKLEASSAASMNVDVESDDVSCNSSSGSSIDIKGKALKVKTSASSGSSIQAGELLANDIDAEVSSGAVIHVHPILRLKAQASSGGNINYNNVPKAIEKSTSSGGSVSQS
- a CDS encoding DUF4870 domain-containing protein; this encodes MEKSSEKNTSAFTHLSILSQYVIPFGNYIFPIIIWSSYKDKSEFVNHHGKQALNFQLSLLLYTLVLALIAVPIFLTVFLQNLPIEAVFNDEDFFIRNFNLEDSIGLLSVGATAVLLFGFLKFVEFFLVIYASIKASNGELYKYPLTIPFIK
- a CDS encoding DUF4442 domain-containing protein, which codes for MAISVSKLNKFVLFKLPSAYFCGVRVKAIDKDRCIVSVKHRWINQNPFNSMYFAVQAMAAELTTGALVISQIQESGKKISMLVANNKGNFTKKATGRITFVCNDGHLIVDAIQKTIETGEGQTFWMKSIGTNEEGVQVSEMDFEWSIRVK
- a CDS encoding PadR family transcriptional regulator encodes the protein MNIENTKAQMRKGVLEFCILSVLKEKDAYTSEILDTLKNAKLLVVEGTVYPLLTRLKNDGLLNYRWEESTSGPPRKYYGLTEIGQTFLNELSGTWTELSDAVNLITNQNQ
- a CDS encoding multicopper oxidase family protein produces the protein MKLKYLTILFFAVISLNAQKVVRYDLHVRDTIVNFSGKEKRAIAVNGQIPMPTLTFTEGDIAEIYVHNELKNEDTAMHWHGLFLPNKEDGVPYLTQMPIKPGTTHKYSFPIIQNGTYWYHSHSGLQEQIGLYGLFIINKKKDDPTIRKGIDDLPTIPVILSEWSDLKPGNIQRMLHNANDWFAIKKGTTQSYAEAVKQGHFSTKVTNEWKRMNAMDVSDVYYEKFLINGKTEQQLSEFKPGSKVRLRIANGGASSYFWLTYGGGKITVAASDGNDVEPVEVDRLIIAVSETYDVIVTIPEEKKSFAFLATAEDRTGSASLYLGGGEKQTVHHLSKLKYFEGMKMMNDMMKMNGEMNDMGMNMSWNKMDMNAVMYPEISGEDQNAKPMDHSGHNMEEMKMSNDSTETAEIVTLNYGMLKAPHKTNLPKDAPVKELRFELSGNMNRYVWSLDNKVVSETDKILIKKGEIVRITLYNGSMMRHPMHLHGHDFRLLNDQGDYAPMKNVIDIMPMETDTIEFEANADGDWFFHCHILYHMMAGMGRIFSYENSAPNPLIHHPEMAYKMLKMDDRMFHFMAENDFASNGNDGEAMYSNTRWSIGTEWRLGYNDKHGYETETHIGRYIGKMQWLMPFIGFDWRYRKMGMDEQEQNIFGQKNTKDSRSVFSAGLEYTLPMLVKAQVEVYTDGNVRLQFERKDIPLSRRLRMNLMWNTDKEYMAGLKYIVARNFGITTHYDSDMGVGFGVNLNY